The following are from one region of the Methanomassiliicoccales archaeon LGM-DZ1 genome:
- the cobK gene encoding precorrin-6A reductase yields the protein MAKALVFAGTTEGGDITEVLAAAGVKVHACVATEYGRTSVRKAEGIEVSAHPLAHDEMLALMKEYPVVVDATHPYASRISQHVREACAEAGADYIRLVRPGSDAGGAVIVGSVREAAEYLSDKEGNILATTGSKELSEYTAIPDYRNRVFARVLSLPKVAEECAALGFEGKNIFLMQGPFCEELDYGMLLQTGAKWLVTKDSGVPGGFGEKMRAAARAGARVVLVGRPPEQPGQGFAETVRILEEKLGVPLQMPKRRIAVVGIGVGPGTGLTSAAAEAVRSSDLVVGAGRMLAIPEAEGKPKLEEYAAPKILAYLKDHPEYRNAALLCSGDVGFYSAARQMLEQADPEEFETEAHCGISSVQYMCARAGIPWQDVNLVSAHGRDANAAGEVRTHPVSFLILNGAEGTREVCRQLNGYGLEDVSVDVGCDLGYPEEMFVSGHPADILKAELGNLCCALVFNPRPDTRDPIGIPDADFIRGDAPMTKSEIRSLSVAKLRLSPDSVVYDVGAGTGSVSVEMALAAYRGRVYAVEKEEAAADLIDANRKKLGAPNVEIVKGFAPEALEGLPAPTHAFIGGSSGNLKEIVSCILAKNPSCRIAVNAVTLETLSEILEIPKACAADQEEIVCVNAAGARHLGRYSLMTAQNPVYIAVFRGRGN from the coding sequence ATGGCAAAGGCACTGGTCTTCGCGGGCACCACCGAAGGCGGGGACATAACAGAGGTTCTGGCCGCGGCGGGCGTGAAGGTTCATGCCTGCGTGGCCACCGAATACGGCAGGACATCCGTCCGGAAAGCGGAGGGCATCGAGGTCTCCGCGCACCCGCTGGCACATGATGAGATGCTCGCCCTGATGAAGGAGTATCCTGTGGTGGTCGACGCCACCCATCCCTATGCGTCGAGGATATCTCAGCACGTCAGGGAAGCATGCGCGGAGGCAGGCGCGGACTACATAAGGCTGGTCCGCCCCGGGTCCGATGCCGGCGGCGCTGTAATAGTCGGATCGGTCAGGGAGGCCGCCGAGTACCTCAGTGACAAGGAAGGGAACATCCTCGCCACGACCGGATCCAAGGAGCTTTCGGAGTACACGGCCATACCGGATTACCGGAACAGGGTGTTCGCCCGCGTCCTCTCGCTCCCCAAGGTGGCCGAGGAGTGCGCGGCCCTGGGGTTCGAGGGGAAGAACATCTTCCTCATGCAGGGCCCGTTCTGCGAGGAGCTCGACTACGGCATGCTCCTGCAGACCGGCGCCAAATGGCTGGTGACCAAGGACTCCGGCGTCCCCGGCGGTTTCGGCGAGAAGATGCGCGCCGCCGCCCGCGCAGGCGCCAGGGTCGTCCTCGTCGGCAGGCCCCCCGAGCAGCCGGGGCAGGGCTTCGCGGAGACCGTCCGCATCCTGGAGGAGAAGCTTGGTGTCCCTCTGCAGATGCCCAAGCGCCGCATCGCCGTCGTCGGCATCGGCGTGGGCCCCGGGACCGGCCTGACCTCCGCCGCGGCCGAGGCCGTCCGCTCCAGCGATCTCGTCGTCGGAGCAGGACGCATGCTGGCTATCCCGGAGGCCGAAGGCAAGCCGAAGCTCGAGGAATATGCCGCGCCGAAGATACTGGCATATCTGAAGGACCATCCCGAGTACAGGAATGCCGCCCTGCTGTGCTCCGGCGACGTCGGGTTCTACAGCGCCGCCCGGCAGATGCTGGAGCAGGCCGACCCGGAGGAGTTCGAGACCGAGGCCCACTGCGGCATCTCGTCAGTGCAGTACATGTGCGCCCGCGCGGGCATCCCGTGGCAGGACGTGAACCTGGTCAGCGCCCACGGAAGGGACGCGAACGCGGCGGGAGAGGTCAGGACCCACCCCGTATCTTTCCTGATACTGAACGGCGCCGAAGGGACCAGGGAGGTCTGCAGGCAGCTGAACGGGTACGGTCTGGAAGATGTATCGGTCGATGTCGGCTGCGACCTCGGATACCCGGAGGAGATGTTCGTCAGCGGGCATCCCGCGGACATCCTGAAGGCCGAGCTTGGCAATCTGTGCTGCGCCCTTGTGTTCAACCCGAGGCCCGACACCAGGGACCCGATCGGCATCCCGGATGCAGATTTCATCAGGGGCGATGCCCCCATGACCAAGTCCGAGATCAGGTCGCTGTCCGTGGCCAAGCTGAGGCTCTCCCCCGATTCCGTCGTCTACGATGTGGGGGCGGGGACCGGCTCCGTATCGGTAGAGATGGCGCTGGCGGCATACCGCGGCAGGGTCTATGCGGTGGAGAAGGAGGAAGCGGCCGCGGATCTCATCGATGCCAACAGGAAGAAGCTGGGGGCGCCCAATGTCGAGATCGTCAAAGGCTTCGCCCCCGAGGCGCTGGAAGGCCTTCCGGCCCCCACCCATGCGTTCATCGGAGGGTCCTCCGGGAACCTGAAGGAGATCGTCTCCTGCATCCTGGCCAAGAACCCGTCCTGCCGGATAGCGGTCAATGCCGTCACCCTCGAGACCCTCTCCGAGATCCTGGAGATACCCAAGGCCTGCGCCGCCGACCAGGAGGAGATCGTCTGCGTGAACGCCGCGGGCGCGAGGCAT